One genomic region from Streptomyces sp. NBC_00457 encodes:
- a CDS encoding bifunctional acetate--CoA ligase family protein/GNAT family N-acetyltransferase, protein MQSAPDRHEYPAHWEADVVLRDGGTARIRPITVDDAERLVSFYEQVSDESKYYRFFAPYPRLSAKDVHRFTHHDFVDRVGLAATIGGEFIATVRYDRIGAEGLPASAPADEAEVAFLVQDAHQGRGVASALLEHIGAVARERGIRRFAAEVLPANTKMIKVFTDAGYTQKRSFEDGVVRLEFDLEPTDRSLAVQYAREQRAEARSVQRLLMPGSVAVIGAGRTPGGVGRSVLGNIRDAGFTGGLYAVNRALPEELKDLDGVPAYRSVRDIEGPVDLAVVAVPADHVPQVVTECGEHGVQGLVVVSAGYAESGPEGRERQRELVRHARAYGMRIIGPNAFGIINTSDGVRLNASLAPEMPRPGRIGLFAQSGAIGIALLSRLHRRGGGVTGVTGVSTFVSSGNRADVSGNDVLQYWYDDPETDVVLMYLESIGNPRKFTRLARRTAAAKPLVVVQGARHGGAAPQGHAVRATRLPHATVSALLRQAGVIRVDTITELVDVGLLLARQPLPAGPRVAILGNSESLGLLTYDACLSEGLRPLAPLDLTTGATAEDFHAALSRVLADDACDAVVVTAIPAIGESSVGELVGDAMLAEALRSAAAEVPGKPVLVVHVELGGLAEALSAAASTAPQAGDTVPGAAGGAHPPPLSASLERGDPHRPAERLPTAGAAAAPDDVGLIPAYPAAERAVRALGEAVKYAQWRRDASEPGKVPEYEDIDEKGAAQLIDGLLARGQGLTLGTEETCELLGKYGIGVHRALPALSPDDAAVAADALGYPVALKATAPHLRHRADLGGVRLDLADEEQLRRAYAELTELFGKPQELRPVVQGMAPRGVDTVVRAVIDPAAGAVLSFGLAGAASQLLDDTAHRIVPVTDRETTSLVRSIRTAPLLFGWRGSTPVDTPALEELLLRVSRLVDDHPEVVAVTLEPVVVAQRGVSVLGASVRLAPPPARDDLGPRTLPAY, encoded by the coding sequence ATGCAGAGCGCGCCGGACCGGCACGAGTACCCCGCCCACTGGGAAGCCGACGTGGTGCTGCGCGACGGCGGCACCGCGCGCATCCGCCCCATCACCGTTGATGACGCCGAGCGCCTGGTCAGCTTCTACGAGCAGGTGTCGGACGAGTCGAAGTACTACCGCTTCTTCGCGCCCTACCCGCGTCTGTCCGCCAAGGACGTCCACCGCTTCACGCACCACGACTTTGTGGACCGGGTGGGACTCGCTGCCACCATCGGCGGCGAGTTCATCGCCACCGTACGCTACGACCGCATCGGCGCCGAGGGGCTGCCCGCGTCGGCGCCGGCCGACGAGGCCGAGGTCGCCTTCCTGGTGCAGGACGCCCATCAGGGGCGCGGTGTCGCCTCCGCCCTCCTTGAGCACATCGGCGCCGTCGCCCGCGAGCGCGGCATCCGTCGCTTCGCCGCGGAGGTGCTGCCCGCCAACACCAAGATGATCAAGGTGTTCACGGACGCCGGGTACACCCAGAAGCGCAGCTTCGAGGACGGCGTCGTACGCCTGGAGTTTGACCTCGAACCCACCGACCGGTCGCTCGCCGTGCAGTACGCGCGCGAGCAGCGCGCCGAGGCGCGGTCCGTGCAGCGGCTGCTGATGCCCGGCTCCGTCGCCGTCATCGGCGCCGGCCGCACCCCCGGCGGCGTGGGCCGCAGCGTCCTCGGCAACATCCGGGACGCCGGGTTCACGGGCGGTCTGTACGCCGTGAACCGGGCCCTTCCCGAGGAGCTCAAGGACCTCGACGGGGTGCCGGCCTACCGCTCCGTGCGGGACATCGAGGGACCCGTCGATCTCGCGGTCGTCGCCGTGCCCGCGGACCACGTCCCCCAGGTCGTCACCGAGTGCGGCGAGCACGGCGTGCAGGGGCTCGTCGTGGTCTCCGCCGGGTACGCCGAGAGCGGTCCCGAGGGGCGCGAGCGGCAGCGGGAACTCGTACGGCACGCGCGCGCGTACGGCATGCGGATCATCGGCCCCAACGCGTTCGGGATCATCAACACGTCCGACGGCGTACGGCTGAACGCGTCCCTCGCCCCCGAGATGCCCCGCCCCGGCCGCATCGGGCTCTTCGCCCAGTCCGGCGCCATCGGGATCGCGCTGCTGTCCCGGCTGCACCGGCGTGGGGGCGGGGTCACCGGGGTCACGGGCGTGTCCACCTTCGTGTCGTCCGGCAACCGGGCGGACGTGTCCGGGAACGACGTCCTTCAGTACTGGTACGACGACCCGGAGACCGACGTCGTCCTCATGTACCTGGAGTCCATCGGCAACCCCCGCAAGTTCACCCGGCTCGCCCGGCGTACGGCGGCGGCGAAGCCGTTGGTCGTCGTGCAGGGTGCGCGGCACGGGGGTGCGGCGCCGCAGGGGCATGCGGTGCGGGCGACGCGGTTGCCGCATGCCACGGTGTCCGCGTTGCTGCGGCAGGCCGGGGTGATCCGGGTGGACACGATCACGGAGCTGGTCGATGTGGGTTTGTTGCTCGCGCGTCAGCCGCTGCCCGCGGGGCCTCGGGTGGCGATCTTGGGGAACTCGGAGTCGTTGGGGTTGCTGACGTACGACGCGTGTCTCTCCGAGGGACTGCGGCCGTTGGCTCCGCTGGACCTGACCACGGGGGCGACCGCGGAGGACTTCCACGCGGCGTTGTCGCGGGTGCTGGCGGATGACGCGTGCGATGCGGTGGTGGTGACGGCTATACCGGCGATCGGGGAGTCGTCGGTCGGGGAGTTGGTCGGGGACGCGATGCTGGCGGAGGCGTTGCGGTCGGCTGCGGCGGAGGTTCCTGGGAAGCCGGTGCTGGTGGTGCATGTGGAGCTGGGAGGGCTTGCTGAGGCGTTGTCGGCTGCGGCCAGTACTGCACCACAGGCGGGTGACACGGTGCCCGGCGCTGCAGGCGGTGCCCACCCTCCCCCACTCTCGGCTTCGCTCGAGCGGGGGGACCCCCATCGCCCTGCGGAACGACTGCCCACCGCGGGAGCGGCAGCGGCACCTGATGACGTAGGGCTCATCCCCGCCTACCCCGCCGCCGAGCGGGCCGTTCGTGCTCTCGGTGAAGCCGTGAAGTACGCGCAGTGGCGGCGGGATGCCTCCGAACCCGGCAAGGTGCCGGAGTACGAGGACATCGATGAGAAGGGTGCTGCCCAGCTGATCGACGGGTTGTTGGCACGGGGGCAGGGGCTGACTCTGGGGACCGAGGAGACGTGTGAGCTGCTCGGGAAGTACGGGATCGGGGTCCACCGGGCTCTCCCCGCGCTGTCACCCGATGACGCCGCCGTGGCCGCCGATGCCCTCGGCTACCCCGTCGCCCTCAAGGCCACGGCCCCGCACCTGAGGCACCGGGCCGATCTGGGCGGCGTACGGCTGGATCTGGCGGACGAGGAGCAACTGCGCAGGGCGTACGCCGAGTTGACGGAGCTGTTCGGGAAGCCGCAGGAGCTGCGGCCGGTGGTGCAGGGGATGGCGCCGCGCGGGGTGGACACCGTCGTACGGGCGGTGATCGATCCGGCGGCCGGGGCGGTGCTGTCGTTCGGGCTCGCCGGGGCCGCCTCCCAGCTGCTCGACGACACGGCGCACCGGATCGTCCCGGTCACCGACCGGGAGACGACCTCGCTGGTGCGGTCGATCCGGACGGCACCGCTCCTGTTCGGCTGGCGCGGCTCGACGCCGGTCGACACCCCGGCCCTGGAGGAGCTGCTGCTGCGGGTGTCGCGGCTGGTGGACGACCATCCGGAGGTCGTCGCGGTGACCCTGGAGCCGGTCGTCGTGGCCCAGCGCGGAGTCAGCGTGCTCGGGGCATCCGTGCGGCTGGCACCCCCGCCCGCCCGCGACGACCTCGGCCCGCGAACGCTTCCGGCGTACTAG
- a CDS encoding M16 family metallopeptidase, protein MTELAAMEFHPEPRAGEARPWAFPAPTRGTLDNGVTVLRCHRPGQQVVAVEVLLDAPLEAEPAGLDGVATIMARAFSEGTDKYSAEEFAAELERCGATLDAHADHPGVRLSLEVPVSRLSKALGLLADALRAPAFADSEVERLVRNRLDEIPHELANPSRRAAKELSKELFPAGSRMSRPRQGTEETVESIDSAAVRAFYERHVRPATATAVVVGDLTGIDLDALLGETIGAWTGSPGQPRPVPPVTADDTGRVVIVDRPGAVQTQLLIGRVGVDRHDRVWPAQVLGTYCLGGTLTSRLDRVLREEKGYTYGVRAFGQVLRSAPDGSGAGMLAISGSVDTPNTGPALEDLWTVLRTLAADGLTDAERDVAVQNLVGVAPLKYETAAAVASTLADQVEQYLPDDYQATLYRELAATGTVEATAAVVRAFPVDRLVTVLVGDAAQIKEPVEALGIGQVTVVSAE, encoded by the coding sequence GTGACCGAGCTCGCCGCTATGGAATTCCACCCCGAGCCCCGGGCCGGCGAGGCCAGGCCGTGGGCGTTCCCGGCCCCCACGCGCGGGACCCTCGACAACGGCGTCACGGTCCTGCGCTGCCACCGCCCCGGCCAGCAGGTCGTCGCCGTGGAAGTGCTCCTGGACGCGCCGCTGGAGGCCGAACCGGCCGGCCTCGACGGTGTCGCCACGATCATGGCGCGGGCCTTCTCCGAGGGCACCGACAAGTACTCCGCCGAGGAGTTCGCCGCCGAGCTGGAGCGCTGCGGAGCCACCCTCGACGCGCACGCCGACCACCCCGGCGTCCGGCTCAGCCTGGAGGTCCCGGTCTCGCGGCTGTCCAAGGCGCTCGGCCTGCTCGCCGACGCCCTCAGGGCGCCCGCCTTCGCCGACAGCGAGGTCGAACGGCTCGTCCGCAACCGCCTCGACGAGATCCCGCACGAGCTGGCCAACCCCTCCCGCCGGGCCGCCAAGGAGCTGTCCAAGGAGCTGTTCCCGGCCGGCTCGCGCATGTCGCGTCCGCGTCAGGGCACCGAGGAGACGGTCGAGAGCATCGACTCCGCGGCCGTACGCGCCTTCTACGAGAGGCACGTGCGTCCCGCCACGGCCACCGCCGTGGTCGTCGGCGACCTCACCGGCATCGACCTGGACGCGCTGCTCGGCGAGACGATCGGCGCCTGGACCGGCTCACCCGGGCAGCCGCGCCCGGTGCCGCCGGTGACCGCCGACGACACCGGCCGCGTCGTCATCGTGGACCGCCCCGGCGCCGTACAGACGCAGCTGCTCATCGGCCGCGTCGGTGTCGACCGGCACGACCGCGTGTGGCCCGCCCAGGTGCTCGGCACGTACTGCCTCGGCGGCACCCTCACCTCCCGGCTCGACCGCGTCCTGCGCGAGGAGAAGGGCTACACCTACGGAGTGCGGGCGTTCGGGCAGGTCCTCAGGTCCGCCCCGGACGGCTCGGGCGCCGGGATGCTCGCCATCAGCGGCTCCGTCGACACCCCGAACACCGGTCCCGCCCTGGAGGACCTGTGGACGGTGCTGCGGACGCTCGCCGCCGACGGGCTCACCGACGCCGAGCGCGATGTCGCCGTACAGAACCTGGTCGGTGTGGCGCCGCTGAAGTACGAGACCGCCGCGGCCGTCGCCAGCACGCTGGCCGACCAGGTGGAGCAGTACCTGCCGGACGACTACCAGGCCACGCTGTACCGGGAGCTCGCCGCGACCGGCACCGTCGAGGCCACCGCGGCTGTCGTACGCGCCTTTCCGGTGGACCGTCTGGTGACGGTGCTCGTGGGCGACGCGGCGCAGATCAAGGAGCCGGTGGAGGCCCTTGGCATCGGTCAAGTCACGGTCGTGTCCGCCGAGTAG
- a CDS encoding M23 family metallopeptidase, producing MAFTRATGKHRRPSRIQRTTARTAGVAALAATGVIGTLAAPALAAEPAAETTGLIPVLSSAAADQIAEQAAAQQQAAEEAAAAKKAAEAKKKAEEAKKKAAAERAQQAREAKERAAREAERKRLANSYVLPITGSYVSTGYGAGGSVWSSGSHTGVDFHAASGTSVHAVGRGTVVEAGWEGSYGNQVVIKMNDGTYTQYGHLSSIGVSVGQSVTPGQQIGLSGATGNVTGAHLHFEARTTAEYGSDIDPVAYLRSHGVNV from the coding sequence ATGGCGTTCACCCGCGCCACCGGGAAGCACCGCCGTCCCAGCCGCATCCAGCGCACCACCGCCCGCACGGCGGGCGTCGCGGCCCTCGCCGCCACCGGCGTCATCGGCACCCTGGCCGCCCCCGCACTCGCCGCCGAGCCGGCGGCCGAGACGACCGGCCTGATCCCGGTCCTCAGCAGCGCCGCCGCCGACCAGATCGCCGAACAGGCCGCCGCCCAGCAGCAGGCCGCCGAAGAAGCCGCCGCCGCGAAGAAGGCGGCCGAAGCCAAGAAGAAGGCCGAAGAGGCCAAGAAGAAGGCCGCGGCGGAGCGGGCGCAGCAGGCCCGCGAGGCCAAGGAGCGCGCCGCCCGCGAGGCCGAGCGCAAGCGCCTCGCAAACAGCTACGTCCTGCCGATCACCGGCTCGTACGTCTCCACCGGCTACGGCGCCGGTGGCTCCGTGTGGTCCTCCGGCAGCCACACCGGCGTCGACTTCCACGCCGCCAGCGGCACCTCCGTCCACGCGGTCGGCCGCGGCACCGTCGTCGAGGCGGGCTGGGAGGGCTCGTACGGCAACCAGGTCGTGATCAAGATGAACGACGGCACGTACACCCAGTACGGCCACCTGTCGTCCATCGGCGTCTCGGTGGGCCAGAGCGTCACCCCGGGCCAGCAGATAGGCCTCTCCGGTGCGACCGGCAACGTCACCGGGGCTCATCTGCACTTCGAGGCCCGTACGACTGCGGAGTACGGCTCCGACATCGACCCCGTCGCCTACCTGCGCTCGCACGGTGTGAACGTCTGA
- a CDS encoding HPr family phosphocarrier protein, with translation MAERRVNVGWAEGLHARPASIFVRAATAAGVPVTIAKADGNPVNAASMLAVLGLGAQGGEEIVLASDAEGADIALDRLAKLVAEGLEELPETV, from the coding sequence ATGGCTGAGCGCCGCGTCAACGTCGGCTGGGCCGAGGGTCTCCACGCCCGCCCCGCCTCCATCTTCGTCCGGGCCGCCACGGCCGCAGGGGTCCCCGTGACGATCGCCAAGGCCGACGGCAACCCCGTCAACGCGGCCTCCATGCTGGCTGTCCTCGGGCTCGGCGCCCAGGGCGGCGAGGAGATCGTGCTCGCCTCCGACGCCGAGGGCGCGGACATCGCCCTCGACCGGCTGGCGAAGCTGGTCGCCGAGGGGCTCGAGGAGCTTCCCGAGACCGTCTGA
- a CDS encoding DNA gyrase/topoisomerase IV subunit A — MARRSTKTPPPDDSYEERILDIDVVDEMQGSFLEYAYSVIYSRALPDARDGLKPVHRRIVYQMNEMGVRPDRGYVKCARVVGEVMGKLHPHGDASIYDALVRMAQPFSMRVPLVDGHGNFGSLGNDDPPAAMRYTECRMAEATGLMTESIDEDTVDFNPNYDGQEREPVALPAAFPNLLVNGASGIAVGMATNMPPHNLREVIAAARHLIRSPGADLDALMKHVPGPDLPTGGRIVGLSGIRDAYETGRGTFKIRATVSVETVTARRKGLVITELPFTVGPEKVIAKIKDLVGSKKLQGIADVKDLTDRAHGLRLVIEIKNGFVPEAVLEQLYKLTPMEESFGINNVALVDGQPLTLGLKELLEVYLDHRFNVVRRRSEFRRGKRRDRLHLVEGLLTALVDIDEVIRLIRSSDNSAQAKQRLMERFSLSEIQTQYILDTPLRRLTKYDRIELESEKDRLKAEIEELTRILESDAELRKLVSAELAAVSKKFGTDRRTVLMESAGSQVAAVPLQVADDPCRVLLSSTGLLARTANGDPFAEDADARRTKHDVIVSAVPATARGEIGAVTSSGRLLRINVVDLPQLPDTAATPNLAGGAPLAEFVSLEDDETVICLTTLDESSPGLALGTAQGVVKRVVPDYPSNKEELEVITLKDGDRIVGAVELRTGEEDLVFITDDAQLLRYQAAQVRPQGRAAGGMTGIKLTEGAKVISFTAVDPAADAVVFTVAGSRGTLDDSVQTTAKLTPFDQYPRKGRATGGVRCQRFLKGEDCLSLAWAGPVPARAAQKNGTPADLPEIDPRRDGSGVSLGKTVSVVAGPV, encoded by the coding sequence ATGGCCCGCCGCAGCACGAAGACCCCGCCGCCCGACGACTCGTACGAGGAGCGGATCCTCGACATCGACGTCGTGGACGAAATGCAGGGCTCCTTCCTCGAGTACGCGTACTCGGTCATCTACTCCCGAGCCCTGCCGGACGCCCGCGACGGCCTCAAGCCGGTGCACCGCCGCATCGTCTACCAGATGAACGAGATGGGCGTGCGCCCCGACCGCGGCTATGTGAAGTGCGCCCGCGTCGTCGGCGAGGTCATGGGTAAGTTGCACCCGCACGGCGACGCGTCGATCTACGACGCCCTGGTGCGCATGGCCCAGCCCTTCTCGATGCGTGTCCCCCTGGTCGACGGCCACGGCAACTTCGGCTCGCTGGGCAATGACGACCCGCCCGCCGCCATGCGGTACACCGAGTGCCGGATGGCCGAGGCCACGGGCCTGATGACGGAGTCGATCGACGAGGACACCGTCGACTTCAACCCGAACTACGACGGCCAGGAGCGGGAGCCGGTGGCTCTGCCCGCCGCCTTCCCGAACCTCCTGGTCAACGGCGCCTCGGGCATCGCGGTCGGCATGGCCACGAACATGCCGCCGCACAACCTGCGCGAGGTGATCGCGGCCGCCCGCCATCTGATCCGGTCCCCCGGCGCCGATCTCGACGCCCTGATGAAGCACGTCCCCGGCCCCGACCTGCCCACCGGCGGCCGGATCGTCGGCCTGTCCGGCATCCGGGACGCCTACGAGACGGGCCGCGGCACCTTCAAGATCCGCGCCACGGTCTCCGTGGAGACCGTGACCGCGCGCCGCAAGGGCCTCGTCATCACCGAGCTGCCCTTCACGGTCGGCCCGGAAAAGGTGATCGCCAAGATCAAGGATCTCGTCGGCTCGAAGAAGCTGCAGGGCATCGCCGATGTCAAGGACCTCACCGACCGTGCGCACGGCCTGCGCCTGGTCATCGAGATCAAGAACGGCTTCGTGCCGGAGGCCGTCCTGGAGCAGCTCTACAAGCTGACGCCGATGGAGGAGTCCTTCGGCATCAACAACGTGGCGCTGGTCGACGGTCAGCCGCTCACGCTGGGCCTGAAGGAACTGCTCGAGGTCTATCTCGACCACCGCTTCAACGTCGTGCGGCGCCGCAGCGAGTTCCGCCGGGGCAAGCGCCGCGACCGGCTGCATCTGGTGGAGGGCCTGCTCACCGCCCTGGTGGACATCGACGAGGTCATCCGCCTCATCCGCTCCAGCGACAACTCCGCGCAGGCCAAGCAGCGCCTGATGGAGCGCTTCTCGCTGAGCGAGATCCAGACGCAGTACATCCTGGACACGCCGCTGCGCCGCCTCACCAAGTACGACCGGATCGAGCTGGAGTCCGAGAAGGACCGCCTGAAGGCGGAGATCGAGGAGCTGACCCGGATCCTGGAGTCGGACGCGGAGCTCCGCAAGCTGGTCTCCGCCGAACTGGCCGCGGTGTCCAAGAAGTTCGGCACCGACCGGCGTACGGTCCTGATGGAGTCCGCGGGCTCCCAGGTCGCCGCCGTTCCGCTCCAGGTGGCGGACGACCCGTGCCGGGTGCTGCTGTCCTCGACGGGTCTGCTGGCCCGTACGGCGAACGGCGATCCGTTCGCGGAGGACGCCGACGCGCGCCGGACCAAGCACGACGTGATCGTCTCGGCGGTACCGGCCACGGCCCGCGGTGAGATCGGCGCGGTCACCTCGTCCGGCCGTCTGCTCCGGATCAACGTCGTCGATCTGCCGCAGCTCCCGGACACGGCGGCGACGCCGAACCTCGCGGGCGGCGCCCCGCTGGCCGAGTTCGTGTCCCTGGAGGACGACGAGACGGTGATCTGCCTGACCACGCTCGACGAGTCGTCCCCGGGTCTGGCGCTCGGCACCGCGCAGGGCGTGGTCAAGCGTGTGGTCCCCGACTACCCGTCCAACAAGGAGGAGTTGGAGGTCATCACCCTCAAGGACGGTGACCGGATCGTCGGCGCGGTCGAGCTGCGCACCGGCGAGGAGGACCTGGTCTTCATCACGGACGACGCCCAGCTGCTGCGTTACCAGGCCGCGCAGGTCCGCCCGCAAGGCCGCGCCGCGGGCGGTATGACGGGCATCAAGCTCACCGAGGGCGCCAAGGTCATCTCGTTCACGGCGGTCGACCCGGCGGCCGACGCGGTGGTCTTCACCGTCGCCGGCTCGCGCGGCACGCTGGACGACTCCGTACAGACGACGGCCAAGCTGACTCCGTTCGACCAGTACCCGCGCAAGGGCCGCGCCACCGGCGGCGTGCGCTGCCAGCGCTTCCTCAAGGGCGAGGACTGCCTCTCCCTGGCCTGGGCGGGCCCGGTCCCGGCGCGGGCCGCGCAGAAGAACGGCACACCGGCCGACCTCCCGGAGATCGACCCCCGCCGCGACGGCTCGGGCGTGTCCCTGGGGAAGACGGTGTCGGTGGTGGCGGGGCCGGTCTAG
- a CDS encoding GntR family transcriptional regulator, giving the protein MRIPAHSVCTAIRDDIVAGVYERGSRLTEELLARRYGVSRVPVREALRTLEAEGFVVTRRHAGACVAEPTEQEAADLLEMRMLLEPLGASRAAQRRTEAHLKVLRGLVRLGQERARRGNSEDLRSLGGWFHETLAQASGSPALTSMLTQLRHKIAWMYAVEAPANPVESWAEHGAIVDAVARGDGERARAVTAQHTERSAVVHRLRFGVPGERTERVRNSQHAVNMTSLRH; this is encoded by the coding sequence ATGCGTATTCCGGCGCACTCGGTATGCACGGCGATCCGGGACGACATCGTCGCCGGTGTCTACGAGCGTGGCAGCCGGCTCACCGAGGAACTCCTGGCACGCCGCTACGGCGTCTCGCGCGTCCCCGTCCGTGAGGCCCTGCGCACGCTGGAGGCCGAGGGGTTCGTGGTGACCCGGCGGCACGCGGGCGCGTGCGTCGCGGAACCGACCGAGCAGGAGGCCGCCGACCTGCTGGAGATGCGCATGCTCCTGGAGCCGCTCGGCGCCTCCCGGGCCGCCCAGCGGCGCACCGAGGCGCACCTCAAGGTGCTGCGCGGCCTGGTCAGGCTGGGTCAGGAGCGGGCCAGACGGGGCAACAGCGAGGATCTGCGCTCCCTGGGCGGCTGGTTCCACGAGACGCTGGCCCAGGCCTCCGGCAGCCCCGCGCTGACCTCGATGCTGACCCAGCTGCGGCACAAGATCGCCTGGATGTACGCCGTGGAGGCGCCGGCCAACCCCGTGGAGTCCTGGGCGGAGCACGGCGCGATCGTCGACGCCGTGGCGCGCGGCGACGGCGAGCGCGCGCGGGCGGTCACGGCGCAGCACACGGAGCGCTCGGCGGTCGTGCACCGGCTGCGGTTCGGTGTCCCGGGAGAGCGCACGGAGCGTGTGAGGAACTCGCAACATGCCGTAAACATGACGAGCCTGCGGCATTAA
- a CDS encoding M16 family metallopeptidase: MGHTATDQAGTGGLTATEHRLANGLRVVLSEDHLTPVAAVCLWYDVGSRHEVKGRTGLAHLFEHLMFQGSGQVKGNGHFEKVQGAGGSLNGTTSFERTNYFETMPTHQLELALWLEADRMGSLLAALDDESMENQRDVVKNERRQRYDNVPYGTAFEKLTALAYPEGHPYHHTPIGSMADLDAATLEDARAFFRTYYAPNNAVLSVVGDIDPEETLAWIEKYFGSIPAHDGKPVPRDGQLPEIIGEQLREIVEEEVPARALMAAYRLPHDGTRACDAADLALTVLGGGESSRLYNRLVRRDRTAVAAGFGLLRLAGAPSLGWLDVKTSGDVEVPVIETAIDEELARFAAEGPTAEEMERAQAQLEREWLDRLGTVAGRADELCRYAVLFGDPQLALTAVGRVLEVTAEEVQEVAKARLRPDNRAVLVYEPTVPTETVEEPTEDLESAATVEATDENEEAAK, encoded by the coding sequence ATGGGTCACACGGCCACAGACCAGGCAGGCACCGGGGGCCTGACAGCGACCGAGCACCGCCTGGCCAACGGCCTGCGCGTGGTGCTCTCCGAGGACCACCTGACCCCGGTTGCGGCGGTGTGCCTCTGGTACGACGTCGGCTCGCGCCACGAAGTCAAGGGCCGTACCGGCCTGGCTCACCTTTTCGAGCATCTGATGTTCCAGGGCTCGGGCCAGGTGAAGGGCAACGGCCACTTCGAGAAGGTGCAGGGCGCCGGCGGCTCGCTGAACGGCACCACCAGCTTCGAGCGCACCAACTACTTCGAGACCATGCCCACCCACCAGCTGGAACTCGCCCTCTGGCTGGAGGCCGACCGCATGGGCTCCCTGCTCGCCGCCCTCGACGACGAGTCCATGGAGAACCAGCGCGACGTCGTGAAGAACGAGCGGCGGCAGCGCTACGACAACGTCCCCTATGGCACGGCCTTCGAGAAGCTGACCGCCCTCGCCTACCCGGAGGGCCACCCTTACCACCACACCCCGATCGGTTCGATGGCCGACCTGGACGCGGCGACCCTGGAGGACGCCCGCGCGTTCTTCCGGACGTACTACGCGCCCAACAACGCGGTGCTCTCCGTGGTCGGCGACATCGACCCCGAGGAGACGCTCGCCTGGATCGAGAAGTACTTCGGCTCCATCCCCGCGCACGACGGCAAGCCCGTCCCGCGCGACGGCCAACTGCCGGAGATCATCGGCGAGCAGCTGCGCGAGATCGTCGAGGAAGAGGTCCCCGCGCGCGCGTTGATGGCCGCCTACCGGCTGCCGCACGACGGCACGCGCGCGTGCGACGCGGCCGATCTGGCGCTCACCGTCCTCGGCGGCGGTGAGTCCTCCCGCCTCTACAACCGGCTCGTACGACGCGACCGTACGGCCGTCGCGGCCGGGTTCGGCCTGCTGCGGCTGGCCGGCGCGCCCTCCCTGGGGTGGCTGGATGTGAAGACGTCCGGTGACGTCGAGGTGCCGGTCATCGAGACCGCCATCGACGAGGAGCTTGCCCGGTTCGCCGCGGAGGGCCCCACGGCCGAGGAGATGGAGCGCGCCCAGGCCCAGTTGGAGCGCGAGTGGCTGGACCGGCTCGGCACGGTCGCGGGCCGCGCCGACGAACTGTGCCGGTACGCCGTCCTCTTCGGCGACCCGCAGCTCGCCCTCACCGCCGTCGGGCGGGTGCTCGAGGTGACCGCCGAGGAGGTCCAGGAGGTCGCCAAGGCCCGACTGCGGCCCGACAACCGCGCGGTGCTCGTCTATGAGCCGACCGTCCCCACGGAGACCGTCGAGGAGCCCACCGAAGACCTGGAGTCCGCGGCGACCGTGGAAGCCACCGACGAGAACGAGGAGGCGGCCAAGTGA